The following coding sequences are from one Helicoverpa armigera isolate CAAS_96S chromosome 2, ASM3070526v1, whole genome shotgun sequence window:
- the LOC110379415 gene encoding zinc finger protein 689, with protein MNFAPFTGHIPTAAAIPTIHQFAAKFGYEGGGSSSGGVVQETRYQASGSGGGVQFAVTPGTGTMAVDGVKFRQAESVVVVSSAQPGTVALAGLAPIHTVNTGVKYQTISASSSVNLGNIAYGGQASYVQAETVHQHLKAEQRPEKREYREELHHDIMATMMQQHQGINAQATPLQQGTQQLLVVLHEPKEAAAIARAIKQEGRNDRAGATAPAEFISIGDVTDSSTWQTLGGGVADYLSALPLPLHHLLKYSTPANVVESKREEQPTIVTTVNANALNAMPTIATVTNAVNSVVVQTATIVNQNTNTIVMSKKKKKKKSMKEKKPRPKPGEIRLTTALDGSTLYCCPECHMAYPERELLEQHLVGHTMERRFICDICNAALKRKDHLTRHKQSHNPDRPHVCSVCLKAFKRKEQLTLHFVIHSGEKRHVCNECGKGFYRKDHLRKHTRSHIARRVKAEMSQQGSSSSSPPLSHAVPAPAPDPS; from the exons ATGAACTTTGCCCCGTTCACTGGGCATATTCCGACGGCGGCAGCGATCCCTACTATCCACCAGTTCGCCGCAAAGTTTGGATATGAAGGCGGCGGGAGCAGCTCGGGTGGAGTGGTGCAGGAGACGCGCTACCAGGCGtcgggcagcggcggcggcgtgcaGTTCGCGGTCACGCCGGGGACCGGCACCATGGCCGTGGACGGAGTCAAGTTCCGGCAGGCTGAGAGCGTGGTCGTAGTCAGCAGTGCTCAGCCTGGCACTGTGGCGCTCGCTGGTCTAGCGCCCATACACACAG TAAACACTGGCGTCAAGTACCAGACGATATCGGCGTCGTCATCAGTGAACCTGGGCAACATCGCATACGGGGGACAAGCGAGCTACGTGCAAGCGGAGACAGTTCACCAGCACCTGAAGGCGGAGCAGCGCCCGGAGAAGCGCGAATACAGGGAGGAACTGCACCACGACATCATGGCTACTATGATGCAACAGCATCAAGGGATCAATG CACAAGCGACGCCACTACAGCAGGGCACTCAACAGCTCCTCGTTGTGCTGCACGAGCCCAAGGAAGCCGCAGCCATAGCGAGAGCCATCAAGCAGGAAGGGCGCAACGATCGCGCCGGAGCCACCGCGCCCGCTGAGTTTATCA GCATCGGGGATGTGACCGACAGCTCGACGTGGCAGACCCTGGGTGGTGGTGTGGCTGATTACCTGTCAGCCCTGCCACTGCCACTACATCATCTTCTCAAGTACTCCACGCCTGCGAATGTGGTGGAGAGCAAGAGAGAGGAACAGCCTACTATTGTGACGACTGTCAATGCTAACGCGTTGAATGCTATGCCTACTATCGCTACGGTGA CAAACGCAGTGAACAGCGTGGTGGTACAGACTGCGACGATAGTCAACCAGAACACCAACACCATCGTCATgtccaagaagaagaagaaaaagaaatccatgaaagagaagaagccgcgaccGAAGCCGGGGGAGATACGACTCACTACTGCTTTAG ACGGCAGCACATTGTATTGCTGTCCAGAATGTCACATGGCGTACCCTGAGCGAGAGTTGTTAGAACAGCATCTAGTCGGACACACCATGGAGCGAAG GTTTATCTGTGACATCTGCAACGCTGCTCTGAAGCGTAAGGACCATTTGACTCGCCACAAACAGTCGCACAACCCGGACCGGCCGCACGTATGCTCCGTGTGTCTCAAGGCGTTCAAGAGGAAGGAACAGCTCACGCTGCACTTCGTCATACACTCGGGAGAGAAGAGGCATGTGTGTAATGAGTGTGGGAAAG GTTTCTACCGCAAAGACCATCTCCGCAAGCACACCCGCTCCCACATAGCTCGTCGCGTCAAAGCGGAGATGTCTCAACAAGGCTCTTCATCGTCATCCCCGCCGCTCTCTCACGCCgtgcccgcgcccgcgcccgacCCCTCCTGA
- the LOC110378434 gene encoding zinc finger protein with KRAB and SCAN domains 7 isoform X2, with amino-acid sequence MEGIPHHGGDATRDGRTAGQKDCEEESDMNFATFSAVGAAGTHFVTTGGQLPVAKLQQNVANNGTGMQQVCVAMGEGGVQYMRALEGGALQAAPQLISVPIALPGAKPGDPQPTVQIQVLNPNILQAQQQPKYQMQIPIQGFQQGGAVLTVAYSPETNETGSIQLVGQGTLGDGLQVLAALPPEMQLVQPAQTQDNKDHIQQNMHQVYITPNNQIIINAPESKPLNNNTTSDNNNSGPMDIIIKEECDETTNDDESSQGTEGGDTWQMCPQQDLVKYLNTLPPQQAQALPVSLQQFLRLNPAEAKKSDPVVEIEVDMDSQVKSEEPVAEAVLSEDGTIRIVGKKKKKYKKKPPKPARPKPGQVVIATALDGSPIFCCPECQMAYPEKEQLEIHLIAHKIERRFICGICGAGLKRKEHLERHKLGHNPERPYVCGVCRKGFKRREHLNLHTVIHSGVKTEMCTECGKGFYRKDHLRKHTRSHESKRARDEAAADTPAVQSSTANTTNNIMPEITIHIPTSSNSQMPVQINIPQHVVSSLAASQQQQQQQQQQQQQQQQQQHAENTLDALLAQHS; translated from the exons ATGGAGGGGATCCCGCATCATGGTGGGGATGCGACGCGTGATGGACGCACAGCCGGTCAAAAGGACTG TGAGGAGGAGTCCGACATGAATTTTGCCACATTCTCAGCGGTGGGGGCTGCTGGTACACATTTTGTGACCACCGGTGGCCAGCTGCCAGTGGCCAAATTACAGCAGAATGTCGCCAACAATGGAACTGGTATGCAACAG GTTTGCGTGGCGATGGGCGAGGGCGGCGTGCAGTACATGCGCGCGCTGGAGGGCGGCGCGCTGCAGGCCGCGCCGCAGCTCATCTCCGTGCCCATCGCGCTGCCCGGCGCCAAGCCTG GTGACCCACAACCAACGGTGCAGATCCAAGTGCTCAACCCCAATATACTGCAAGCGCAGCAGCAACCCAAGTACCAGATGCAAATACCCATACAGGGATTCCAACAAG GTGGTGCGGTGTTGACAGTCGCTTACTCTCCGGAGACGAACGAAACTGGGAGCATACAGCTAGTCGGACAGGGAACTTTGGGAGACG GTCTGCAAGTATTGGCGGCGTTACCACCAGAGATGCAGCTGGTGCAACCAGCGCAGACACAAGACAACAAGGACCATATACAGCAGAATATGCATCAG GTGTACATAACGCCGAACAACCAGATAATAATCAACGCGCCTGAGAGTAAGCCGCTGAACAACAACACGACTTCAGATAACAACAACTCGGGACCCATGGATATTATCATCAAGGAAGAGTGTGATGAGACAACTAATGACGAT GAGAGCTCGCAGGGCACGGAGGGCGGCGACACGTGGCAGATGTGTCCGCAGCAGGACCTCGTCAAGTACCTCAACACCTTGCCGCCACAG CAAGCACAAGCGCTCCCGGTATCTCTACAGCAGTTCCTGCGACTGAACCCCGCGGAAGCCAAGAAGTCTGACCCCGTGGTGGAGATAGAAGTCGACATGGACTCGCAGGTCAAGTCTGAAGAACCCGTCGCCGAGGCTGTGCTCAGCGAAG ACGGAACCATAAGAATAGtaggcaagaagaagaagaaatacaaGAAGAAGCCGCCGAAGCCAGCTCGGCCGAAGCCAGGTCAGGTGGTCATAGCCACCGCGCTGGACGGCTCGCCCATCTTCTGCTGCCCCGAGTGTCAGATGGCCTACCCCGAGAAGGAGCAACTCGAAATACATCTGATCGCCCACAAGATTGAGAGGCGGTTTATATGTGGGATTTGTGGAGCTGG TCTGAAGCGCAAGGAGCACTTGGAGCGGCACAAGCTGGGCCACAACCCCGAGCGGCCCTACGTGTGCGGCGTGTGTCGCAAGGGCTTCAAGCGCCGCGAGCACCTCAACCTGCACACCGTCATACACTCCGGCGTCAAGACAGAGATGTGCACCGAGTGCGGGAAAg GTTTCTACCGCAAGGACCACCTGCGCAAGCACACCCGCTCTCACGAGAGCAAGCGCGCGCGGGACGAGGCCGCCGCCGACACGCCCGCTGTGCAGTCCAGTACAGCGAACACTACCAACAATATCATGCCCGAGATTACTATACAT ATACCAACAAGTTCGAACTCCCAAATGCCAGTTCAAATCAACATCCCGCAGCACGTGGTATCATCCTTAGCCGCCAGCCAGCAACAGCAacagcaacaacagcaacaacaacagcaacaacaacagcaacaacaCGCAGAGAACACCCTGGACGCGTTGTTGGCGCAGCACTCGTGA
- the LOC110378434 gene encoding zinc finger protein 853 isoform X5, with protein sequence MNFATFSAVGAAGTHFVTTGGQLPVAKLQQNVANNGTGMQQVCVAMGEGGVQYMRALEGGALQAAPQLISVPIALPGAKPGDPQPTVQIQVLNPNILQAQQQPKYQMQIPIQGFQQGGAVLTVAYSPETNETGSIQLVGQGTLGDGTFRLRSGLQVLAALPPEMQLVQPAQTQDNKDHIQQNMHQVYITPNNQIIINAPESKPLNNNTTSDNNNSGPMDIIIKEECDETTNDDESSQGTEGGDTWQMCPQQDLVKYLNTLPPQQAQALPVSLQQFLRLNPAEAKKSDPVVEIEVDMDSQVKSEEPVAEAVLSEDGTIRIVGKKKKKYKKKPPKPARPKPGQVVIATALDGSPIFCCPECQMAYPEKEQLEIHLIAHKIERRFICGICGAGLKRKEHLERHKLGHNPERPYVCGVCRKGFKRREHLNLHTVIHSGVKTEMCTECGKGFYRKDHLRKHTRSHESKRARDEAAADTPAVQSSTANTTNNIMPEITIHIPTSSNSQMPVQINIPQHVVSSLAASQQQQQQQQQQQQQQQQQQHAENTLDALLAQHS encoded by the exons ATGAATTTTGCCACATTCTCAGCGGTGGGGGCTGCTGGTACACATTTTGTGACCACCGGTGGCCAGCTGCCAGTGGCCAAATTACAGCAGAATGTCGCCAACAATGGAACTGGTATGCAACAG GTTTGCGTGGCGATGGGCGAGGGCGGCGTGCAGTACATGCGCGCGCTGGAGGGCGGCGCGCTGCAGGCCGCGCCGCAGCTCATCTCCGTGCCCATCGCGCTGCCCGGCGCCAAGCCTG GTGACCCACAACCAACGGTGCAGATCCAAGTGCTCAACCCCAATATACTGCAAGCGCAGCAGCAACCCAAGTACCAGATGCAAATACCCATACAGGGATTCCAACAAG GTGGTGCGGTGTTGACAGTCGCTTACTCTCCGGAGACGAACGAAACTGGGAGCATACAGCTAGTCGGACAGGGAACTTTGGGAGACG GTACATTCAGGCTGAGATCAG GTCTGCAAGTATTGGCGGCGTTACCACCAGAGATGCAGCTGGTGCAACCAGCGCAGACACAAGACAACAAGGACCATATACAGCAGAATATGCATCAG GTGTACATAACGCCGAACAACCAGATAATAATCAACGCGCCTGAGAGTAAGCCGCTGAACAACAACACGACTTCAGATAACAACAACTCGGGACCCATGGATATTATCATCAAGGAAGAGTGTGATGAGACAACTAATGACGAT GAGAGCTCGCAGGGCACGGAGGGCGGCGACACGTGGCAGATGTGTCCGCAGCAGGACCTCGTCAAGTACCTCAACACCTTGCCGCCACAG CAAGCACAAGCGCTCCCGGTATCTCTACAGCAGTTCCTGCGACTGAACCCCGCGGAAGCCAAGAAGTCTGACCCCGTGGTGGAGATAGAAGTCGACATGGACTCGCAGGTCAAGTCTGAAGAACCCGTCGCCGAGGCTGTGCTCAGCGAAG ACGGAACCATAAGAATAGtaggcaagaagaagaagaaatacaaGAAGAAGCCGCCGAAGCCAGCTCGGCCGAAGCCAGGTCAGGTGGTCATAGCCACCGCGCTGGACGGCTCGCCCATCTTCTGCTGCCCCGAGTGTCAGATGGCCTACCCCGAGAAGGAGCAACTCGAAATACATCTGATCGCCCACAAGATTGAGAGGCGGTTTATATGTGGGATTTGTGGAGCTGG TCTGAAGCGCAAGGAGCACTTGGAGCGGCACAAGCTGGGCCACAACCCCGAGCGGCCCTACGTGTGCGGCGTGTGTCGCAAGGGCTTCAAGCGCCGCGAGCACCTCAACCTGCACACCGTCATACACTCCGGCGTCAAGACAGAGATGTGCACCGAGTGCGGGAAAg GTTTCTACCGCAAGGACCACCTGCGCAAGCACACCCGCTCTCACGAGAGCAAGCGCGCGCGGGACGAGGCCGCCGCCGACACGCCCGCTGTGCAGTCCAGTACAGCGAACACTACCAACAATATCATGCCCGAGATTACTATACAT ATACCAACAAGTTCGAACTCCCAAATGCCAGTTCAAATCAACATCCCGCAGCACGTGGTATCATCCTTAGCCGCCAGCCAGCAACAGCAacagcaacaacagcaacaacaacagcaacaacaacagcaacaacaCGCAGAGAACACCCTGGACGCGTTGTTGGCGCAGCACTCGTGA
- the LOC110378434 gene encoding zinc finger protein 853 isoform X1, producing MEGIPHHGGDATRDGRTAGQKDCEEESDMNFATFSAVGAAGTHFVTTGGQLPVAKLQQNVANNGTGMQQVCVAMGEGGVQYMRALEGGALQAAPQLISVPIALPGAKPGDPQPTVQIQVLNPNILQAQQQPKYQMQIPIQGFQQGGAVLTVAYSPETNETGSIQLVGQGTLGDGTFRLRSGLQVLAALPPEMQLVQPAQTQDNKDHIQQNMHQVYITPNNQIIINAPESKPLNNNTTSDNNNSGPMDIIIKEECDETTNDDESSQGTEGGDTWQMCPQQDLVKYLNTLPPQQAQALPVSLQQFLRLNPAEAKKSDPVVEIEVDMDSQVKSEEPVAEAVLSEDGTIRIVGKKKKKYKKKPPKPARPKPGQVVIATALDGSPIFCCPECQMAYPEKEQLEIHLIAHKIERRFICGICGAGLKRKEHLERHKLGHNPERPYVCGVCRKGFKRREHLNLHTVIHSGVKTEMCTECGKGFYRKDHLRKHTRSHESKRARDEAAADTPAVQSSTANTTNNIMPEITIHIPTSSNSQMPVQINIPQHVVSSLAASQQQQQQQQQQQQQQQQQQHAENTLDALLAQHS from the exons ATGGAGGGGATCCCGCATCATGGTGGGGATGCGACGCGTGATGGACGCACAGCCGGTCAAAAGGACTG TGAGGAGGAGTCCGACATGAATTTTGCCACATTCTCAGCGGTGGGGGCTGCTGGTACACATTTTGTGACCACCGGTGGCCAGCTGCCAGTGGCCAAATTACAGCAGAATGTCGCCAACAATGGAACTGGTATGCAACAG GTTTGCGTGGCGATGGGCGAGGGCGGCGTGCAGTACATGCGCGCGCTGGAGGGCGGCGCGCTGCAGGCCGCGCCGCAGCTCATCTCCGTGCCCATCGCGCTGCCCGGCGCCAAGCCTG GTGACCCACAACCAACGGTGCAGATCCAAGTGCTCAACCCCAATATACTGCAAGCGCAGCAGCAACCCAAGTACCAGATGCAAATACCCATACAGGGATTCCAACAAG GTGGTGCGGTGTTGACAGTCGCTTACTCTCCGGAGACGAACGAAACTGGGAGCATACAGCTAGTCGGACAGGGAACTTTGGGAGACG GTACATTCAGGCTGAGATCAG GTCTGCAAGTATTGGCGGCGTTACCACCAGAGATGCAGCTGGTGCAACCAGCGCAGACACAAGACAACAAGGACCATATACAGCAGAATATGCATCAG GTGTACATAACGCCGAACAACCAGATAATAATCAACGCGCCTGAGAGTAAGCCGCTGAACAACAACACGACTTCAGATAACAACAACTCGGGACCCATGGATATTATCATCAAGGAAGAGTGTGATGAGACAACTAATGACGAT GAGAGCTCGCAGGGCACGGAGGGCGGCGACACGTGGCAGATGTGTCCGCAGCAGGACCTCGTCAAGTACCTCAACACCTTGCCGCCACAG CAAGCACAAGCGCTCCCGGTATCTCTACAGCAGTTCCTGCGACTGAACCCCGCGGAAGCCAAGAAGTCTGACCCCGTGGTGGAGATAGAAGTCGACATGGACTCGCAGGTCAAGTCTGAAGAACCCGTCGCCGAGGCTGTGCTCAGCGAAG ACGGAACCATAAGAATAGtaggcaagaagaagaagaaatacaaGAAGAAGCCGCCGAAGCCAGCTCGGCCGAAGCCAGGTCAGGTGGTCATAGCCACCGCGCTGGACGGCTCGCCCATCTTCTGCTGCCCCGAGTGTCAGATGGCCTACCCCGAGAAGGAGCAACTCGAAATACATCTGATCGCCCACAAGATTGAGAGGCGGTTTATATGTGGGATTTGTGGAGCTGG TCTGAAGCGCAAGGAGCACTTGGAGCGGCACAAGCTGGGCCACAACCCCGAGCGGCCCTACGTGTGCGGCGTGTGTCGCAAGGGCTTCAAGCGCCGCGAGCACCTCAACCTGCACACCGTCATACACTCCGGCGTCAAGACAGAGATGTGCACCGAGTGCGGGAAAg GTTTCTACCGCAAGGACCACCTGCGCAAGCACACCCGCTCTCACGAGAGCAAGCGCGCGCGGGACGAGGCCGCCGCCGACACGCCCGCTGTGCAGTCCAGTACAGCGAACACTACCAACAATATCATGCCCGAGATTACTATACAT ATACCAACAAGTTCGAACTCCCAAATGCCAGTTCAAATCAACATCCCGCAGCACGTGGTATCATCCTTAGCCGCCAGCCAGCAACAGCAacagcaacaacagcaacaacaacagcaacaacaacagcaacaacaCGCAGAGAACACCCTGGACGCGTTGTTGGCGCAGCACTCGTGA
- the LOC110378434 gene encoding zinc finger protein with KRAB and SCAN domains 7 isoform X4, with amino-acid sequence MCDMQKMPTREDASCEEESDMNFATFSAVGAAGTHFVTTGGQLPVAKLQQNVANNGTGMQQVCVAMGEGGVQYMRALEGGALQAAPQLISVPIALPGAKPGDPQPTVQIQVLNPNILQAQQQPKYQMQIPIQGFQQGGAVLTVAYSPETNETGSIQLVGQGTLGDGLQVLAALPPEMQLVQPAQTQDNKDHIQQNMHQVYITPNNQIIINAPESKPLNNNTTSDNNNSGPMDIIIKEECDETTNDDESSQGTEGGDTWQMCPQQDLVKYLNTLPPQQAQALPVSLQQFLRLNPAEAKKSDPVVEIEVDMDSQVKSEEPVAEAVLSEDGTIRIVGKKKKKYKKKPPKPARPKPGQVVIATALDGSPIFCCPECQMAYPEKEQLEIHLIAHKIERRFICGICGAGLKRKEHLERHKLGHNPERPYVCGVCRKGFKRREHLNLHTVIHSGVKTEMCTECGKGFYRKDHLRKHTRSHESKRARDEAAADTPAVQSSTANTTNNIMPEITIHIPTSSNSQMPVQINIPQHVVSSLAASQQQQQQQQQQQQQQQQQQHAENTLDALLAQHS; translated from the exons ATGTGCGACATGCAGAAGATGCCCACTAGAGAGGATGCCTCTTG TGAGGAGGAGTCCGACATGAATTTTGCCACATTCTCAGCGGTGGGGGCTGCTGGTACACATTTTGTGACCACCGGTGGCCAGCTGCCAGTGGCCAAATTACAGCAGAATGTCGCCAACAATGGAACTGGTATGCAACAG GTTTGCGTGGCGATGGGCGAGGGCGGCGTGCAGTACATGCGCGCGCTGGAGGGCGGCGCGCTGCAGGCCGCGCCGCAGCTCATCTCCGTGCCCATCGCGCTGCCCGGCGCCAAGCCTG GTGACCCACAACCAACGGTGCAGATCCAAGTGCTCAACCCCAATATACTGCAAGCGCAGCAGCAACCCAAGTACCAGATGCAAATACCCATACAGGGATTCCAACAAG GTGGTGCGGTGTTGACAGTCGCTTACTCTCCGGAGACGAACGAAACTGGGAGCATACAGCTAGTCGGACAGGGAACTTTGGGAGACG GTCTGCAAGTATTGGCGGCGTTACCACCAGAGATGCAGCTGGTGCAACCAGCGCAGACACAAGACAACAAGGACCATATACAGCAGAATATGCATCAG GTGTACATAACGCCGAACAACCAGATAATAATCAACGCGCCTGAGAGTAAGCCGCTGAACAACAACACGACTTCAGATAACAACAACTCGGGACCCATGGATATTATCATCAAGGAAGAGTGTGATGAGACAACTAATGACGAT GAGAGCTCGCAGGGCACGGAGGGCGGCGACACGTGGCAGATGTGTCCGCAGCAGGACCTCGTCAAGTACCTCAACACCTTGCCGCCACAG CAAGCACAAGCGCTCCCGGTATCTCTACAGCAGTTCCTGCGACTGAACCCCGCGGAAGCCAAGAAGTCTGACCCCGTGGTGGAGATAGAAGTCGACATGGACTCGCAGGTCAAGTCTGAAGAACCCGTCGCCGAGGCTGTGCTCAGCGAAG ACGGAACCATAAGAATAGtaggcaagaagaagaagaaatacaaGAAGAAGCCGCCGAAGCCAGCTCGGCCGAAGCCAGGTCAGGTGGTCATAGCCACCGCGCTGGACGGCTCGCCCATCTTCTGCTGCCCCGAGTGTCAGATGGCCTACCCCGAGAAGGAGCAACTCGAAATACATCTGATCGCCCACAAGATTGAGAGGCGGTTTATATGTGGGATTTGTGGAGCTGG TCTGAAGCGCAAGGAGCACTTGGAGCGGCACAAGCTGGGCCACAACCCCGAGCGGCCCTACGTGTGCGGCGTGTGTCGCAAGGGCTTCAAGCGCCGCGAGCACCTCAACCTGCACACCGTCATACACTCCGGCGTCAAGACAGAGATGTGCACCGAGTGCGGGAAAg GTTTCTACCGCAAGGACCACCTGCGCAAGCACACCCGCTCTCACGAGAGCAAGCGCGCGCGGGACGAGGCCGCCGCCGACACGCCCGCTGTGCAGTCCAGTACAGCGAACACTACCAACAATATCATGCCCGAGATTACTATACAT ATACCAACAAGTTCGAACTCCCAAATGCCAGTTCAAATCAACATCCCGCAGCACGTGGTATCATCCTTAGCCGCCAGCCAGCAACAGCAacagcaacaacagcaacaacaacagcaacaacaacagcaacaacaCGCAGAGAACACCCTGGACGCGTTGTTGGCGCAGCACTCGTGA
- the LOC110378434 gene encoding zinc finger protein 853 isoform X3 yields MCDMQKMPTREDASCEEESDMNFATFSAVGAAGTHFVTTGGQLPVAKLQQNVANNGTGMQQVCVAMGEGGVQYMRALEGGALQAAPQLISVPIALPGAKPGDPQPTVQIQVLNPNILQAQQQPKYQMQIPIQGFQQGGAVLTVAYSPETNETGSIQLVGQGTLGDGTFRLRSGLQVLAALPPEMQLVQPAQTQDNKDHIQQNMHQVYITPNNQIIINAPESKPLNNNTTSDNNNSGPMDIIIKEECDETTNDDESSQGTEGGDTWQMCPQQDLVKYLNTLPPQQAQALPVSLQQFLRLNPAEAKKSDPVVEIEVDMDSQVKSEEPVAEAVLSEDGTIRIVGKKKKKYKKKPPKPARPKPGQVVIATALDGSPIFCCPECQMAYPEKEQLEIHLIAHKIERRFICGICGAGLKRKEHLERHKLGHNPERPYVCGVCRKGFKRREHLNLHTVIHSGVKTEMCTECGKGFYRKDHLRKHTRSHESKRARDEAAADTPAVQSSTANTTNNIMPEITIHIPTSSNSQMPVQINIPQHVVSSLAASQQQQQQQQQQQQQQQQQQHAENTLDALLAQHS; encoded by the exons ATGTGCGACATGCAGAAGATGCCCACTAGAGAGGATGCCTCTTG TGAGGAGGAGTCCGACATGAATTTTGCCACATTCTCAGCGGTGGGGGCTGCTGGTACACATTTTGTGACCACCGGTGGCCAGCTGCCAGTGGCCAAATTACAGCAGAATGTCGCCAACAATGGAACTGGTATGCAACAG GTTTGCGTGGCGATGGGCGAGGGCGGCGTGCAGTACATGCGCGCGCTGGAGGGCGGCGCGCTGCAGGCCGCGCCGCAGCTCATCTCCGTGCCCATCGCGCTGCCCGGCGCCAAGCCTG GTGACCCACAACCAACGGTGCAGATCCAAGTGCTCAACCCCAATATACTGCAAGCGCAGCAGCAACCCAAGTACCAGATGCAAATACCCATACAGGGATTCCAACAAG GTGGTGCGGTGTTGACAGTCGCTTACTCTCCGGAGACGAACGAAACTGGGAGCATACAGCTAGTCGGACAGGGAACTTTGGGAGACG GTACATTCAGGCTGAGATCAG GTCTGCAAGTATTGGCGGCGTTACCACCAGAGATGCAGCTGGTGCAACCAGCGCAGACACAAGACAACAAGGACCATATACAGCAGAATATGCATCAG GTGTACATAACGCCGAACAACCAGATAATAATCAACGCGCCTGAGAGTAAGCCGCTGAACAACAACACGACTTCAGATAACAACAACTCGGGACCCATGGATATTATCATCAAGGAAGAGTGTGATGAGACAACTAATGACGAT GAGAGCTCGCAGGGCACGGAGGGCGGCGACACGTGGCAGATGTGTCCGCAGCAGGACCTCGTCAAGTACCTCAACACCTTGCCGCCACAG CAAGCACAAGCGCTCCCGGTATCTCTACAGCAGTTCCTGCGACTGAACCCCGCGGAAGCCAAGAAGTCTGACCCCGTGGTGGAGATAGAAGTCGACATGGACTCGCAGGTCAAGTCTGAAGAACCCGTCGCCGAGGCTGTGCTCAGCGAAG ACGGAACCATAAGAATAGtaggcaagaagaagaagaaatacaaGAAGAAGCCGCCGAAGCCAGCTCGGCCGAAGCCAGGTCAGGTGGTCATAGCCACCGCGCTGGACGGCTCGCCCATCTTCTGCTGCCCCGAGTGTCAGATGGCCTACCCCGAGAAGGAGCAACTCGAAATACATCTGATCGCCCACAAGATTGAGAGGCGGTTTATATGTGGGATTTGTGGAGCTGG TCTGAAGCGCAAGGAGCACTTGGAGCGGCACAAGCTGGGCCACAACCCCGAGCGGCCCTACGTGTGCGGCGTGTGTCGCAAGGGCTTCAAGCGCCGCGAGCACCTCAACCTGCACACCGTCATACACTCCGGCGTCAAGACAGAGATGTGCACCGAGTGCGGGAAAg GTTTCTACCGCAAGGACCACCTGCGCAAGCACACCCGCTCTCACGAGAGCAAGCGCGCGCGGGACGAGGCCGCCGCCGACACGCCCGCTGTGCAGTCCAGTACAGCGAACACTACCAACAATATCATGCCCGAGATTACTATACAT ATACCAACAAGTTCGAACTCCCAAATGCCAGTTCAAATCAACATCCCGCAGCACGTGGTATCATCCTTAGCCGCCAGCCAGCAACAGCAacagcaacaacagcaacaacaacagcaacaacaacagcaacaacaCGCAGAGAACACCCTGGACGCGTTGTTGGCGCAGCACTCGTGA